A part of Solibacillus sp. FSL H8-0538 genomic DNA contains:
- a CDS encoding ABC transporter ATP-binding protein encodes MTLTLQKVTKRYKDFTAVQDLNFTIDKGEIFGLIGQNGAGKTTTFRMILDLQETTSGTITWDGMPVNKLNRDLLGYLPEERGIFPQMKVEEQLIFFGELRGMKHDVLKREIDFWIERFDLEEKRQQKAETLSKGNQQKVQLIASFLHLPQFLILDEPFSGLDPVNMELLKNAILLLKEQGMTILFSSHQMDNVEELCDHLCLLKRGVSLFSGSLLDLKKQYGKIKLTLRTHLPLEVLERLEGVKQVREERDQFVLTLQDESYARKIFERVSNGEYIEKFSLDYLSLDEIFKDQVGGSHV; translated from the coding sequence ATGACATTAACATTACAAAAAGTAACAAAGCGTTATAAAGATTTTACCGCGGTTCAAGATTTGAATTTCACGATTGATAAGGGTGAAATATTCGGACTCATTGGCCAAAATGGCGCGGGTAAAACGACGACATTCCGCATGATTTTAGATTTGCAGGAAACGACGAGCGGAACAATTACATGGGACGGCATGCCAGTGAATAAGTTAAATCGTGATTTGCTCGGCTATTTACCGGAGGAGCGTGGGATCTTTCCACAAATGAAGGTAGAAGAGCAACTAATTTTTTTCGGCGAATTACGTGGTATGAAGCATGACGTACTAAAACGCGAAATTGATTTTTGGATTGAACGCTTTGACCTAGAGGAAAAGCGCCAACAAAAAGCGGAAACATTATCAAAAGGAAATCAACAAAAAGTTCAGCTTATTGCTAGCTTCCTGCACCTTCCGCAATTTCTTATTTTAGATGAGCCATTTAGCGGGTTGGACCCGGTGAATATGGAATTACTAAAAAATGCGATATTACTATTAAAAGAGCAGGGCATGACAATTTTATTCTCCAGTCACCAAATGGACAATGTGGAGGAGCTTTGTGATCATCTATGTTTATTAAAACGAGGTGTATCTTTATTTTCGGGGTCACTCCTTGATCTAAAAAAACAATACGGTAAAATAAAGCTCACGTTGCGAACTCATTTACCTCTTGAAGTGTTAGAACGCTTGGAAGGGGTGAAGCAAGTGCGTGAGGAGCGCGACCAGTTCGTGTTAACGCTACAAGACGAATCCTACGCACGCAAAATTTTCGAGCGAGTTAGTAATGGCGAGTATATTGAAAAATTTAGCCTTGATTATTTGTCGCTGGATGAAATTTTCAAGGATCAGGTAGGTGGTAGCCATGTCTAA
- a CDS encoding DEAD/DEAH box helicase — MNIKVNHKIIKEMCGTVSFKRGDSFFRANKVTFEQYESDICVATVNGTEDFHVTIKKDMVGRIQTTCSCSALLDFSKCCQHVAAVLIAVYERQRLDDFPSEQSKQSNDRELSEDFMALFQDRPTRTSRHQLHFEKRQVLDVHFTLKPFSIGEGQYLLGVEVDIDQIKLSNIREFLQSVKMGRASKLSSSFYFDPNLHCFVNEVDAILHQLIRVASDEKAFIEALPQDTNYPVRNEVLLIQPSAWGVLMPLLAQVPFITLAQDRHVYQTLRIVEGAPPLQFTLEDIENNYQLTIKGFERMLLLNAYNSVLCDGKVFQLEGQDCERLFELKQMLVSPSTNLVPIPAGKIDFFLKNVVPGLRKIGDVKLSKRLTEEMLKTPLVVKLYLDRLKNRLLAGLEFHYEHVVIQPLESRDPKAGQVIIRDIEKEEEILELMEESGFTITEGGYFMQNEELEYDFLTYVVPKIQQVAQIYATTSVRNRIVRNNAFPKIRVKVQKERTNWLEFKFEMDGIADKQIKGILEALEVKQKYYRLPNGSLLSLETKEMEEIRHFLHAGPVQDDHFEATLNMPILQSLKFLDLIDDSLLFTPEESFRQFLDQLLHPEQLDFEVPQTLDGILRDYQKQGFKWLKALASYGFGGVLADDMGLGKTVQSITFIVSELSNIRARKQPVLIVCPSSVTYNWLHEMMTFAPELQAIVIDGDKAERKELHQDLQNIDVIITSYPLLRRDITWYENQTFHTVFFDEAQAFKNPVTQTARAVKKIKADTRFGLTGTPVENSVEELWSIYHVVFPQLFQGLQEYSHLTRKAIARRVRPFLLRRIKEDVLSELPDKNETLESSELLPEQKQLYTAYLAKLRHDTFKHLDKKTFRKNRIRILAGLTRLRQICCHPALFVEGYKGSSAKFEQLLLILEESRLSGRRVLIFSQFTKMLDLIGRAITMRGQTYFYLDGQTPSEERVDLCNRFNEGEREVFLISLKAGGTGLNLTGADTVILYDLWWNPAVEEQAAGRAHRMGQKNVVQIIKLISRGTIEEKMNELQEKKRDLIADIIQSEDKVSTTLSEEDIREILMI; from the coding sequence ATGAATATCAAAGTCAACCATAAAATCATCAAAGAAATGTGTGGTACCGTCTCCTTCAAAAGAGGAGACTCTTTTTTTCGGGCAAATAAAGTAACATTTGAACAGTATGAATCTGATATTTGCGTCGCTACGGTTAACGGAACTGAAGACTTCCATGTCACAATTAAAAAAGATATGGTAGGGCGTATTCAGACGACTTGTAGCTGTTCTGCACTTCTAGATTTCAGTAAGTGTTGCCAACATGTTGCGGCTGTATTAATCGCAGTTTATGAACGCCAACGACTAGACGATTTTCCATCTGAACAATCCAAACAATCGAATGATCGAGAACTATCAGAAGACTTCATGGCACTCTTCCAGGACAGACCGACTCGAACAAGCAGACATCAACTTCATTTTGAAAAAAGACAGGTATTGGATGTTCACTTTACGCTTAAACCGTTTTCAATTGGGGAAGGGCAGTACTTACTTGGAGTAGAAGTAGACATTGATCAAATTAAGCTATCAAATATTCGAGAATTTTTACAAAGTGTAAAGATGGGGAGAGCTAGTAAATTATCTTCTTCATTTTACTTTGATCCGAATTTGCATTGCTTTGTTAACGAAGTAGACGCGATCCTTCATCAACTTATCCGAGTTGCCAGTGATGAGAAGGCATTTATAGAAGCTTTACCACAAGACACTAACTACCCAGTCAGAAATGAAGTATTACTCATTCAACCATCTGCTTGGGGAGTGCTCATGCCTTTACTTGCACAAGTTCCATTCATAACGCTTGCACAGGATAGACATGTATATCAGACCTTACGCATTGTAGAGGGAGCGCCACCTTTACAGTTTACATTAGAAGATATCGAAAACAATTATCAATTGACGATTAAGGGTTTTGAACGAATGCTGCTTTTAAATGCTTATAATTCCGTGTTATGTGACGGAAAAGTATTTCAGTTAGAAGGACAGGACTGTGAACGATTATTTGAACTAAAACAAATGCTTGTCTCGCCAAGTACGAATCTCGTGCCCATTCCAGCTGGGAAAATTGATTTTTTCCTAAAAAACGTAGTACCAGGTTTGAGAAAAATAGGCGATGTTAAGCTGTCTAAAAGATTAACTGAGGAAATGTTGAAAACACCACTTGTAGTCAAGCTTTACTTGGATCGTTTGAAAAATAGACTGCTTGCAGGTCTAGAGTTCCATTATGAACATGTTGTGATTCAACCATTGGAAAGTCGAGATCCGAAAGCAGGCCAGGTGATTATAAGGGATATTGAGAAAGAAGAGGAAATCCTTGAGCTTATGGAGGAGAGCGGATTTACGATAACAGAAGGCGGTTATTTTATGCAAAATGAAGAATTGGAGTATGACTTTTTAACTTATGTCGTTCCTAAGATTCAACAAGTTGCACAAATATATGCGACTACATCTGTTCGAAATCGCATCGTAAGAAATAATGCATTTCCTAAAATTAGAGTGAAGGTTCAAAAAGAACGTACGAATTGGTTGGAATTTAAATTTGAGATGGACGGTATTGCAGATAAACAAATTAAGGGAATTTTAGAAGCACTGGAAGTAAAGCAGAAATATTATCGCCTTCCGAATGGGTCACTGCTATCGTTGGAAACAAAGGAAATGGAAGAAATTCGCCATTTTCTACATGCGGGGCCAGTTCAAGATGATCATTTTGAAGCGACATTAAATATGCCCATCCTGCAAAGCCTGAAATTTCTTGATTTGATTGATGATAGTCTATTGTTTACCCCAGAGGAATCGTTTCGTCAGTTTCTAGATCAATTACTCCATCCCGAGCAGTTGGATTTTGAAGTACCACAAACTTTAGATGGCATATTAAGAGACTACCAAAAGCAAGGATTTAAGTGGTTGAAAGCATTAGCAAGTTACGGATTTGGTGGTGTTTTAGCCGATGATATGGGACTAGGGAAGACAGTGCAAAGTATTACGTTCATTGTTTCGGAACTATCAAACATTCGAGCTAGGAAGCAGCCAGTTCTCATTGTTTGCCCCTCGTCTGTAACCTATAACTGGTTACATGAAATGATGACATTTGCTCCTGAACTTCAAGCAATTGTAATAGATGGGGATAAAGCGGAGCGAAAAGAGCTACATCAGGATCTCCAAAATATAGACGTCATCATTACCTCTTATCCGTTACTTCGCCGTGATATTACGTGGTACGAAAACCAAACATTTCATACGGTTTTCTTTGATGAGGCACAGGCGTTTAAAAATCCAGTGACCCAAACGGCACGGGCTGTTAAAAAGATCAAAGCAGATACCCGTTTTGGACTTACAGGAACACCTGTAGAAAATAGTGTGGAAGAGCTTTGGTCCATATATCATGTTGTTTTCCCGCAACTATTCCAAGGATTACAGGAATACAGCCATTTAACAAGAAAAGCAATTGCTCGCAGGGTTCGTCCATTTTTACTCCGTCGAATAAAAGAAGATGTGCTTTCCGAGTTACCTGATAAAAACGAAACACTTGAATCATCAGAATTACTACCTGAACAAAAACAACTTTATACAGCTTACTTAGCGAAGCTTCGCCATGATACATTTAAGCATCTCGACAAAAAGACCTTTCGGAAAAATCGTATTCGAATTTTAGCGGGCTTGACGAGATTGCGCCAAATTTGTTGCCATCCTGCTTTGTTTGTTGAAGGCTACAAGGGTAGTTCAGCAAAATTTGAGCAGTTGCTCCTGATACTAGAGGAATCAAGACTCTCTGGCAGAAGAGTGTTGATTTTTTCTCAATTCACGAAAATGCTTGATCTAATTGGGCGAGCGATTACAATGCGAGGGCAAACGTATTTCTATCTGGATGGACAAACCCCTTCAGAGGAACGAGTAGATCTATGCAATCGATTTAATGAAGGCGAGCGAGAGGTGTTTTTGATTTCATTAAAAGCAGGTGGAACAGGGCTAAACTTAACAGGTGCAGACACGGTCATCTTATACGATCTTTGGTGGAATCCGGCGGTCGAGGAACAAGCGGCAGGTCGTGCACATCGAATGGGTCAGAAAAACGTTGTACAGATTATTAAGCTCATTTCTCGTGGGACTATAGAGGAGAAAATGAATGAGCTCCAAGAAAAAAAGAGAGATCTCATTGCAGACATTATCCAATCTGAAGATAAAGTTTCGACTACTTTATCGGAAGAAGATATACGTGAAATATTGATGATTTAA
- a CDS encoding N-acetylmuramoyl-L-alanine amidase: MNQKIIGFFAALLLMFTLATEPASASVTFADVSAKDDTYKEIQYLISLGAIKGYTENGKTYYKPNATVTRGQAAKMVVISSGNTPLKVSTSSFTDVAINTELSTYVERAVQLGFFKKTSNKFSPNTPLSREEMSYVITKAFNLNPSKYSNAKMVFPDVSNSNTYASYIKAIYYNGITKGNNGNFMPKSSVTRAQFASFVARGKSDTYRLPLPPVEEEIDETQIIGIGTVTTNGLNIRSTPDASSSSNIVSQVNKGEKLSVYAVEGNWLKISYQGAYAYVSKSYVQFSDENDNPTTTGILARVTVDNLTIRSTASGSSSSLGSLKIGASIKVQSISGYWVKMSYNGISGYVHKSYIKLLNQGGSVVKNRVIILDPGHGGKDPGAMSESATEKSITLKVSTLVKKKLEAAGATVHMTRTGDTYPTLEERVAFTKNNYGEINVSVHVNSATSSSASGTETYYNVSIGDQYLEDKDLATFINTEIVKNASMKNRGVKTANYYVIKNMMIPSVLIELGFISNSEDRNKMTADKYVEIFAQSIYNGIVDYYSKQ; encoded by the coding sequence ATGAATCAAAAAATTATTGGCTTCTTTGCCGCTCTCCTGCTAATGTTCACACTCGCAACGGAGCCCGCTTCGGCTAGTGTTACATTTGCAGATGTATCGGCAAAGGACGACACGTACAAAGAAATACAGTACTTAATTAGCCTCGGAGCTATTAAAGGTTACACAGAAAATGGCAAAACATATTACAAACCAAATGCAACGGTCACAAGAGGACAGGCAGCAAAAATGGTCGTTATCTCCTCTGGTAACACACCTTTAAAAGTCAGCACATCTTCATTTACAGATGTAGCGATAAATACCGAATTATCAACGTATGTTGAACGTGCAGTGCAGCTTGGGTTTTTTAAAAAAACATCAAACAAGTTTTCACCGAACACACCGTTATCTCGTGAGGAAATGAGTTATGTAATCACGAAAGCATTTAACTTAAATCCAAGCAAATACAGCAATGCTAAAATGGTTTTCCCGGATGTCTCAAATTCTAATACATATGCCTCTTACATTAAGGCAATTTATTATAACGGCATTACAAAAGGCAACAATGGCAATTTTATGCCGAAAAGTTCAGTAACCCGTGCACAGTTTGCTTCATTCGTAGCGCGTGGGAAAAGTGATACATATCGTCTACCTCTTCCACCAGTTGAAGAAGAAATAGATGAAACGCAAATAATTGGTATCGGGACTGTGACGACAAATGGCTTAAATATACGTTCAACGCCAGATGCATCGAGCAGTAGTAATATTGTTAGTCAAGTAAACAAAGGTGAGAAATTATCTGTTTATGCCGTTGAAGGAAACTGGCTAAAAATTTCGTATCAAGGTGCCTATGCGTATGTCAGTAAATCCTATGTCCAGTTTTCAGATGAGAACGATAATCCAACAACAACAGGGATACTTGCACGCGTAACCGTGGACAACTTAACAATCCGTTCAACAGCAAGTGGTTCTTCTTCATCGCTTGGCTCCTTAAAAATAGGTGCGTCAATTAAAGTGCAGTCCATTTCCGGCTACTGGGTAAAAATGAGCTATAACGGTATTTCTGGTTATGTGCATAAGTCCTATATTAAGCTATTAAATCAAGGTGGCAGCGTTGTAAAAAACCGTGTCATTATTCTTGATCCAGGACACGGGGGGAAAGACCCAGGAGCGATGAGTGAAAGTGCGACTGAAAAAAGTATTACGTTAAAAGTCTCGACGTTGGTAAAGAAAAAACTTGAAGCGGCAGGTGCAACCGTTCATATGACACGTACGGGTGATACGTATCCGACACTTGAGGAGCGCGTAGCTTTTACGAAAAATAATTACGGTGAGATTAATGTCAGTGTCCATGTGAATTCTGCGACATCTTCATCTGCCTCTGGTACAGAGACATATTATAATGTATCGATAGGTGACCAATACTTAGAAGATAAGGATTTAGCCACATTTATTAATACTGAAATCGTGAAAAATGCTTCGATGAAAAACCGTGGCGTAAAAACAGCAAATTATTATGTTATAAAAAATATGATGATTCCTTCAGTTCTTATAGAGCTTGGCTTTATTTCAAACTCAGAGGATCGCAACAAAATGACAGCGGATAAGTACGTGGAAATCTTCGCACAGTCGATCTATAATGGAATAGTAGATTATTATTCAAAACAATAA
- the epsC gene encoding serine O-acetyltransferase EpsC has protein sequence MKLNDWLNNEIPNIANSLNEINQQHFDIENSIGFSGKDTIYKILHQFQAILFPGIYEGKPIDDTRLNVETSNDLRASALDLRDIIEKVLIYHQNTSDCGCDAEACREQADGMVMALINLFPTIRKIIQTDIQAAYDGDPAALSNEEILLSYPSIIAVCIHRIAHELYKLDVKIIPRIMSEYAHQMTGIDIHPGASIGESFFIDHGTGVVIGETCTIGKNVKIYQGVTLGALSFPLDENGKPIKGIKRHPDIEDNVVIYAGATILGGKTKIGHDTVLGSNIWLTESVPPYSRVYNSPPSPKISNSQQKNMDFQI, from the coding sequence ATGAAATTAAATGATTGGTTAAACAATGAAATTCCGAATATTGCAAATTCCCTAAACGAAATTAATCAGCAGCATTTTGATATAGAAAATTCGATTGGCTTTTCAGGGAAAGATACGATTTACAAAATTCTTCATCAATTCCAAGCTATTTTATTTCCTGGTATATATGAAGGCAAGCCGATAGATGATACGCGTTTGAATGTTGAAACGAGCAATGACTTACGCGCTTCTGCGTTAGATTTACGAGACATTATTGAAAAGGTGTTAATTTATCATCAAAATACATCGGATTGTGGCTGTGATGCAGAAGCGTGCCGCGAACAAGCAGATGGCATGGTCATGGCGCTCATTAATCTGTTCCCAACGATTCGTAAAATCATTCAAACAGATATTCAAGCAGCGTATGATGGGGACCCAGCAGCACTTTCAAACGAAGAAATTTTACTAAGCTACCCGTCAATTATAGCAGTATGCATTCATAGAATTGCCCATGAACTCTATAAATTGGATGTGAAAATTATTCCGCGAATTATGTCAGAATATGCGCATCAAATGACAGGCATTGACATTCACCCAGGTGCGTCTATTGGCGAGTCGTTCTTCATCGACCACGGTACGGGCGTAGTAATCGGTGAGACATGTACAATCGGAAAAAACGTAAAAATCTATCAAGGAGTGACATTAGGTGCGTTAAGCTTCCCGTTGGATGAAAATGGGAAACCGATTAAAGGTATTAAACGTCACCCTGATATTGAGGACAATGTAGTCATTTATGCCGGCGCGACCATTTTAGGCGGAAAAACGAAAATTGGGCACGATACCGTACTCGGTAGTAATATCTGGCTAACAGAATCAGTACCACCGTATTCACGCGTCTACAATTCACCACCATCGCCGAAAATTAGTAATAGCCAGCAAAAAAATATGGATTTTCAAATATAA
- a CDS encoding stalk domain-containing protein, translating into MKMSKIAPLAMTALLMGGTAAFAEGPATIVATKEKEVQPVFIKVTGTVENVEVRDNITYYEMKQENNPHFLVVTDETLVFDNTGKKVELKKGDEVTSYMYANKPMILIYPPRYNPEVVIVQTDAVGTAAVGTFDEELLDASLSLKLNLWDKTELVNVAGETVTAGDLAGNNAVVFYTITTMSIPAQTTPSKVVLLPQEQSASTTDEPMIDKIIGTDFKDVNGTKMVPLRVIAEELGYKVTTTGKGAILSKGALSYTITRGEKTYGYNKALGQFVEAPALLETNKTYVPYEFALQLLENK; encoded by the coding sequence ATGAAGATGTCAAAAATCGCACCATTAGCAATGACAGCACTTTTAATGGGTGGCACTGCTGCTTTTGCAGAAGGCCCAGCAACAATCGTAGCTACAAAAGAAAAGGAAGTACAACCGGTTTTTATTAAAGTAACAGGTACGGTTGAAAATGTAGAAGTGCGTGACAACATCACTTACTATGAAATGAAACAAGAAAACAATCCGCATTTCTTAGTCGTAACGGATGAAACGCTCGTTTTTGACAATACAGGGAAAAAGGTTGAGCTGAAAAAAGGGGATGAAGTAACATCCTATATGTATGCGAATAAACCTATGATCCTCATCTATCCGCCAAGATATAATCCAGAAGTGGTCATAGTACAAACAGATGCAGTGGGTACTGCTGCTGTAGGAACATTTGATGAGGAACTACTAGATGCCTCGTTATCTCTGAAACTTAATCTTTGGGACAAGACTGAGCTTGTAAATGTAGCAGGAGAAACAGTGACAGCGGGAGATCTTGCGGGGAACAATGCAGTTGTTTTCTACACAATTACAACAATGAGTATTCCAGCGCAAACAACACCTTCAAAAGTAGTGCTGCTTCCTCAAGAGCAAAGTGCATCAACAACAGATGAACCGATGATTGACAAAATTATTGGTACAGATTTTAAAGATGTGAATGGTACTAAAATGGTTCCGCTACGTGTAATCGCAGAGGAACTTGGCTATAAAGTCACGACAACAGGGAAAGGTGCAATCCTATCAAAAGGAGCGCTATCTTATACAATTACGCGCGGGGAAAAAACATACGGCTATAATAAAGCACTAGGCCAGTTCGTAGAGGCACCAGCATTATTAGAGACAAATAAAACCTATGTACCGTACGAATTCGCTTTACAACTACTAGAAAACAAATAA
- a CDS encoding GNAT family N-acetyltransferase — translation MVHVMLVPHDLKYAERMSQLSSAPQVKDAIALTDEQASLEGTISYIKFIIVQERQGKSYSRVILNEEGQLIGVITLKDINYTHKTCHIGTWIGHNYWGLGYNELAKVKILHTAFTELGMYYVFAGANHINIRSRKAQEKLPYISLHVEDEFPLELKKLEHQVKAPCVLHVIRKNDFLKL, via the coding sequence ATGGTACATGTTATGTTAGTTCCACACGACTTAAAATATGCGGAGAGAATGTCACAGCTATCATCTGCCCCTCAAGTAAAAGACGCGATTGCCCTAACTGATGAACAAGCCTCACTAGAAGGAACAATTAGCTACATTAAATTTATTATTGTTCAAGAAAGGCAAGGAAAGTCCTATTCACGTGTCATATTAAATGAGGAAGGTCAGTTAATTGGGGTCATTACTTTGAAGGACATTAATTACACACATAAAACTTGTCATATCGGGACATGGATCGGTCATAACTATTGGGGGCTAGGCTATAATGAACTGGCAAAGGTGAAAATTTTACATACAGCCTTTACAGAACTGGGCATGTACTATGTGTTCGCCGGTGCTAATCATATCAATATTCGCTCAAGAAAAGCTCAAGAAAAGCTCCCTTACATATCGTTACATGTTGAGGATGAGTTCCCGCTTGAACTAAAAAAATTAGAGCACCAAGTAAAGGCCCCCTGCGTATTACATGTCATTCGGAAAAATGATTTTTTAAAATTGTAG
- a CDS encoding TetR/AcrR family transcriptional regulator, producing the protein MEKGKYERKTMHTKKEIKEAFTELLDEKGFTAITIRDITTRANLNRGTFYLHYLDKYDLLEKCEEEIFQKLQEMAKNMNPSNLTQLYITGRPHPFIVNIFEYFKENASFLRAVLGPNGDPAFEEKVRKVLIETIFKNASNIVHLSNLTIPIEVVTQFISSAQIGVVRYWLNSNMQQTPEEIATMMFQMLTKGPFAASGLKKHLINDEGNV; encoded by the coding sequence TTGGAAAAAGGCAAATATGAGAGAAAAACAATGCATACAAAAAAAGAGATTAAGGAAGCTTTTACGGAATTATTAGATGAAAAAGGCTTTACTGCCATTACAATTCGGGATATTACAACGCGAGCTAATTTAAATCGAGGTACGTTTTATCTACATTATTTGGATAAATATGATTTACTCGAGAAATGTGAAGAAGAAATATTTCAAAAGCTGCAGGAAATGGCTAAAAATATGAATCCATCAAATTTGACACAGTTATACATAACTGGCCGGCCACATCCATTTATAGTAAATATATTTGAATATTTCAAAGAGAACGCGTCATTTTTAAGAGCTGTATTAGGACCGAATGGGGATCCAGCTTTTGAAGAGAAAGTAAGAAAAGTTCTCATTGAGACTATATTTAAAAATGCATCTAACATCGTACATTTATCTAACCTTACGATACCAATAGAAGTGGTAACTCAATTTATTTCTTCTGCACAAATTGGTGTAGTGCGATATTGGTTAAATTCAAACATGCAACAAACGCCAGAGGAAATCGCAACGATGATGTTTCAAATGTTGACAAAGGGTCCATTTGCAGCGAGTGGGTTGAAAAAGCATTTAATAAACGATGAGGGAAATGTTTAG
- a CDS encoding YhgE/Pip domain-containing protein, whose amino-acid sequence MKKNKFLMIPFVAVLVLLFIFVSTQIPGAHQSVKNLPIAFVIEDNGEMSNSFVKTVQENSKAMQAGDEPMIKWIILNSQQEMKKEMANQNLYGAIVIPADFTEKYLSLQTTTPSSPELQVTINQGKNSTVATVVSQTLSSIVTQMNHVISNQLLSTMEQNKVPLTVEQARIYAAPIKSTTTMLHETGTLGNAPLSLFQPLWIASIASAVMLWLAGKNRVFTTLAEKLKFKLVQILVAIALGFVAGFSLTWYTTFILDYEYTSFVTIAIFLAIACISFILLISAFLSWIGIASITVFVLLMFFGLPLLQLAPEMLPDFYRDWIYPWLPMRFLFDGVREILFYNGAMWNGAAIVLFWIAVVSSFIHLAKALVPTKQEVSEI is encoded by the coding sequence ATGAAAAAGAATAAATTTTTAATGATTCCTTTTGTTGCTGTACTTGTCTTATTATTTATTTTTGTTTCCACTCAAATTCCAGGTGCTCACCAATCAGTTAAAAACCTCCCAATAGCCTTTGTAATCGAGGATAATGGAGAAATGAGCAACTCATTTGTTAAAACTGTTCAGGAAAATTCAAAAGCAATGCAAGCCGGCGATGAGCCAATGATTAAATGGATTATATTAAATAGTCAACAAGAGATGAAAAAGGAGATGGCAAACCAAAATTTATACGGGGCAATTGTCATTCCTGCAGATTTTACAGAGAAGTATTTATCTTTACAGACAACAACACCATCTTCTCCTGAATTACAGGTAACTATTAATCAAGGAAAAAATTCAACTGTTGCAACTGTTGTCAGTCAAACTTTATCTAGTATAGTTACGCAAATGAATCATGTGATCAGTAACCAACTATTATCGACGATGGAGCAAAATAAGGTACCATTAACAGTTGAACAAGCACGCATTTATGCAGCTCCGATTAAAAGCACGACAACAATGCTGCATGAAACAGGTACATTAGGCAATGCACCATTATCATTATTCCAGCCATTATGGATAGCTAGTATTGCTAGTGCTGTTATGTTATGGCTTGCAGGTAAAAACCGAGTTTTCACAACACTAGCTGAAAAATTAAAATTTAAACTTGTACAAATACTAGTTGCCATTGCTCTCGGTTTTGTAGCTGGATTTAGCTTAACATGGTATACAACGTTCATACTAGATTATGAATATACAAGCTTTGTTACAATAGCCATATTCTTAGCCATTGCTTGCATAAGCTTTATCTTATTAATCTCTGCCTTCCTATCATGGATTGGGATTGCATCAATTACTGTATTCGTTTTATTAATGTTCTTTGGATTGCCTTTACTTCAGTTAGCACCGGAAATGCTTCCTGATTTTTATAGAGATTGGATTTATCCTTGGCTTCCTATGCGCTTTCTGTTTGATGGTGTGCGTGAAATACTGTTTTACAACGGAGCAATGTGGAATGGTGCTGCTATTGTGCTATTTTGGATTGCTGTTGTTAGTAGTTTCATTCATTTGGCAAAAGCATTGGTTCCAACGAAGCAAGAAGTATCTGAAATTTAA